Within the Acidobacteriota bacterium genome, the region CGGCGGCCTGGTTGATGAAATGGACTTGCCCGTTGTTGATGTCGCCGACCAACAGTTGCGCAGTGCGCGCCGCGCCGGTGTTGGCTTTGACGGCGTATTGCACCGTGCCATTGCCTTTCTGGCCGGGCGTTTGGCCGAAGAGCAACATGCCGCTTGGCGCGGTCGCCGTGATGCTCCACGGGCATTCGGCGTCGGTCGCCGTGACGTTGAAACTGCCGCCGCCGCCGCCCGCCGTAAAGCCGCGGTTCTGCGGATCAACGGTGAACTTGCAACCGCTGCGTTGTTGAATGGTGAAGGCATTGCCCGCGATGTTCAGGATGGCTTCGCGCGCGGGGCCGGCATTGGGCGCGATGGTGACGTTGACCATGCCATTGCCCGCGCCGGTTTCGCCCGCGTTGATCTTGATCCAACTGGCATAGCTGAACGCATTCCACGGGCAACCGGTTGTCGCGGCCACGGTGAAATTGATCGTCGTGCCCGCCGCCAGAATGATGTCCGGCGTCGGCGTCACCAGCGTGTTGCAATCCGACAGCAAACGGATTTTGTACGCGCCCAGCGCCGAAGCGCCGTTGTTGTGGCTGGCTTCGATGGTGGAGGTTCCCGTGGCGGTCAGCGTGAAAAAACCTTGCGGATAGGGAATGCGCGCGCGTCCGCCGTGCGCGTCCTGATTGATCAGCGTGCCCGTCGGACTGAGCAGCCGCAAGCGGGGCGTGAGTTCCGTGCTATCCATCTCGATGGCGATGCGCTGCCCGTTCGTGCCGCTGAAGGTGTAAAGGTCAGTGTAGGGAAATTCGTTGGCGTCGTTGGTCAGCGGCGCGCGGCAATCGGTGATGGACAAGCTGCCCGACAACACTTGTCCAGTTTGAATGGGCGCGGCGACGCATTGATGGGCCTGATGCACCTGAAGCTGCGGCCCGCCTGCCAGTTTGATGATGCCGGTGCGCGCGCCTGTGTCGGAAGTGAAGGCATCTACATCGGCGAGGATAGATTCCGTGGCGTCGCTGCCGCTGGTCTTGCGCAAGCGCAACCACGCGGAATCCGAACTGGCCGTCCACGCGCAACGGTCGGGATTGTTCAGCAGCGCCGCCGCGACGCCAGCTTTGGCGGGCAAAAATACATCGGTCTTGCTCAACGACAGATCGCACACTTGCTGCGCAGCCAGCGTGAACGCGCCTGCTTGATTGAGAATGGAAGTGGAAACTTCGATGATGTAAGAGCCGGTGTCCGGCAAGGTGAAAACGATTTGCGCGTTCGGGCCGCCGCCGCTGTCGTCATCCTCAGCCAGCAAGGTGCGCTTGCTGCCGTGGATCAAATACAGATAGCCGTCAAAGGCGCTGGAACTGAGCGTGAGTTTGACTCTCTGCCCGGCCTGCCCGTTGAACGTGAACACCTTGGCAAAAAAGCCTAGCCCGTAAACCCGCGAAGGCATCGCACTGGTCAGCGTATCGTTGATGACTTGCGGCGTGTTGACGCTGAGCGGCGGAATCGGTGGCGATGGCAAGCCGCGATCGCCCAGCACGACCCAGGTATCAATCTGCGGGTAAAAATCGCGGAAGCGTCCGTAGCGGCTGTTGATCTTGGTCGAGCAACTATCGAAATCAATTCCGCAACTCAGCACGCCAAAGAGCGCCTGCGAATCGGCGAAATACAAACCCGAACCGCTCGACCCCGGTTCCGTGATTCCGCTGCCCCAAAGTATGTCGTAGCCTTCATTCAACCCGGTGGCATCGCAGCCAAACTGGTTCAAGACCAAGCCGCCGTTGGAGCGCCGCAGAAACGAGCCGCGCGGATGATGCAAGCCGAACACGTTGGGGAAATCGGTGAGGCCGATTTCCTTGGTGCTCCAACCGGCGTAAACCTGGCCGGACGCTGCGCCATTGAGCACACGCAACAAGGTTTGATCCACGGCCTTGCGCGTGCGCAGCAAATACGTGCCGCGCGGCGTGATCGTGAAATTCGTTCCGGCCACGCCGCTGTTGCAGGCGCTGCTGCGATATTGCCAGGTCACTTGCACGGTCGCCGCTTGCGTAGCCGTGGCGATGCAATGGTTGGCCGTCAAAAAATACGGTGAACCCGGATCATTCACCGTCGTCAGCATCGTGCCCGAACATAACGCGCTTTTGCCGTCGCGCATAAAGCTGATCAACCCGACGGCGTTGTTGAGCGGATTCGGCGAACAATTCGCATCGTTGTGGCAACTCAATGGCTGCGTCTGCTCAGGGCTGAGCGCGCTTTCCAGTTTGGCCGCATCCAAAAAGGCCGTGAAGTGATGCGTGATTTCCGGGATGGCGAACGTGCCGCGCGGCGCGCCGTGCGGGCTGTAATGCTCGATGATCAACGTGTCGCCCTGCGCCGTCTCTGTCCAGAAATCGCCATGCGCGCCTTTCTCGCCGCGCGCTTGTCCCACCGGCCCGCGCCCGCGATAAGGGCCGCCGACCGGGCTGTTCGCGGCGTTGCCGTAAACGTAAACCGCTTCGCCCGCAGGCAAATCGAATTCGGTCAGGTGCGCGAACATTTCCAACGCGCCCGGCGATTGAATGGTGAGGATGCGCAACTCGCTGCCATCGTCGTTTTTGATGCGCCGCGCGAGCTTGCCTTGATTGACATCGGCGGACGCCAAACTCACTTTGCGCGCGACGCCGATGACGCCGGGTTCATAGGTTCTTTCAGTTGCCGGGTCGAACGCGGCCAGGCGGCGGCTGACGGTCAGGCTTTCCGCCGCGATGCCATAGCGGCGGCTCGGCAATTCGAGTTGCGCTTTGCCAGGCACGCCTTGTTCAAGCGCGTCAGGGCTGGTGCGCGCCGCGTCGGTTGCTGGCGCGCGCGCATAGGTCGGCGCGCTGGTTCCGTCGAATTGCACCTGCGACGCCGCCCGGCGTCCGTCCAGCAGGAAGAGGCAAAAACAGGACACGGCAAAGGCTGCGCACATGCGCAACGGCAGTGAGCCACAACAACGCAACAGGGATTTTTGCATAAGGCGCGTTCTCTCTTTAGATCGGATGGCAGAGCGGTGTACGGGAAAAAGCGCGCTCCGGGGCAGTACCGCGCGCGTCAGCAAGCGGAGACTCAGGGTGTGCCGTATTGCGTCAGCGTTGACGCACCGCTTGCTGACGCGCGCGGTACTGCTCCCAGCGCGCCGCCCGTACATTCAATTGCAAACTGATCTAGACCTTCAACCAAACGAAAACTGACGGCTGGCGCGAATGCCAGTTCAGCTTTCTTATCTAGTGGAGGCGTTGAAAGGCGCGGCATATTGCCAGGGCGGCGGATTTTTTTGCTGGCAAGGCGTTGTGTTGGCGTTTCAGCGCGCCTGCGGCAGAATGACGCGGCAATTTTTAGCAGGAGCCATGCAAGAGCAATGAAGCGAGCCTTATTTGTCTGTCTCTCATTTGTGTGTGGGCTGAGCCTGGCTCCGACGCCACCGCGTGCGCGCGCGCAAACCGCGCAAAGCGCCGTCGAACAACTGGCCGCCGCCCTCGCGCAAGCCAAAGACGAGGGCGCGCGTCAGGCATTGCTCGCTGCACAACCCGCGCTCGCCACGTCACAGTTGGTCAAAGCCTTGATGGATGCCAGCGATCCGCTGGCGGATAGCGGCCAGTATCACGCAGCCATCGCCCTGCGCGACTTCACGCTGGCACTGGCTGAACGCCTCAACGACCGCGAAAGCGCGGCCCGCTTGTTGCGCAAAATCGGCGGCGCGTATTACCGCTTGAACCAGTACGACAACGCGCGCGCTTACGGCGAACGCACACTCAAGCTGGCGACCGAATTGCAGCACACGGAAATCATCGGTTATGCGCATCACCTCTTCGCTAACATTCACAATTCGCGTGAAGAGTTCGCCCAAGCCGACGCCGAATTGCGCCTGGCGCTCGCCTGTTATGAGCAAAGCGAGCTGCTGACGCCGCAAGGGCAAACCTGGAACGACCTCGCCAACAATTACCGCAGTTGGGGCAAGTTCGCGCAGGCCGAAGCCGCGTTTGAACGCGCGCTGGCGTTGCATCAACAAACTGGCAATCAACGTTCGTTCGCCATCACGCTGTTGAATCAGGCGAATCTGTTTTACACGCGCTCTGATTACCTGCGCGCGCGGGCGCAATACCAGCGCGCTTATGAATTGCTGACGCAATTGCGGCTGACCCATTTCGCGCTGCTCGCGCTGGGCAACCTCGGCGTCGTCGAGCGCTTGCTGGGCAACACCGAAGAGGCCGAGGCCGCATTGCAGCGCACGCTCAAGACGCTGGCGGAAATCGGCGATGAGCAAGGTCAGTTTCCCGCGCTCACGGCGTTGGGCAATCTGTATTTCGCGCGCGGCGATGACGCGCGCGCCTGGGCGCAATACCAACGGCTGCGTAGCTTGGCCGAAAAACTCGGCAACAAGTTGAGCGTTGGCATTGCGCTGATGAATACGGCGGGTGTTTACGCCCGCAACAATCAACTGGCGTTGGCGCTCGACACCAATCGGCAGGCCTTGCCGCTATTCGAGCAATTGAATGACAAAACGCAACTCGCCGAACTCTGGCAAAAATTCGGCGACCTTTATGACACCAACGGCCAACTCACCGAAGCCCGCGCCGCCTGGCAAACGGCGTTGCAATACGCCGAGGCCGCCGGCGACCGCAAAGCGCAAGCCGGAATCTATGAAGCGCTGGCAAGCTCTCACCGCCGCCAGCAGCAATTCGCCGCCGCTGAGCAGGCGTTGCAACGCGCCACGCAACTGGCGCAGGCGGCCTCACTGCGCGTGAACCTATTGGGCTTGAACGCCGAGCGCGCCACCTTGCAGTTGGCGCGCGGCGAATTTGCCGCCGCCTTGCAAACCGCCGCGCAATTGCAAACCGAGGCCGCCGCCCTGGGGCACGAAGACGCTTTCCCCGAAGCCTATGTCGTCGCTGGCCGCGCGCAGCTCGCGCTCAAACAACCCGCCCAAGCCGAACGCGCGTTCACTCAGGCCATCCAGCTTGTCGAAAAGCTGCGCACGCAAACCGCCGGGAATGAGAGCGCGCGGCAAAGCTTTTTCAGTACGCGCCTCGCCGCGCATCAGGCGCTGTTGCCGCTGCTCATTCAACAGCAACGTCACGCTGAAGCCTTCACGCTGGCCGAACGCATGAAAGCCCGCGTGCTGCTCGACGTGTTGCAAACCGCCGGCGCGCGCCCCGCCAAAACGCTCACGCCCGTCGAACAGCAGCGCGAACGCGAACTCGCCGAAACACTCGCCAGTTTGAATGCGCAACTGCGCACCGAATTGACGGCGGAAAAAACCGACGCCCAACGCGCCGCCGACCTGACCATGCGCCGTGACCAGGCGCGGCTGGCGCGCGAGGCGTTCGAGACCCAGCTTTACACCGCGCATCCCGAATTGCGCACCCAACGCGGCGCGGCGCAGTTGCTCACGCTGACCGAGGCCAATGCCGTGTTGCCCGACACGCACACGGCCTGTCTCGAATTTGCCGCGACGGATGACCAGACGTTTCTGTTTGTGCTGACGCGCGGCGTCCAGGCTGCGGCGCTCAATGTCTATCCGCTCAACCTCACGCGCGCGGAACTCACGCGGCGCACTGAAAGCTTCCGGCAATTGCTGGCCGCGCGCGATCCGGCTTACAAACCGGCGGCGCGCGCGTTGTATGACGCGCTGCTCGCTCCGGCGCGGGCGGCGTTGTTAGGCAAAACGCGCCTGCTGATCGTGCCGGATGGCGCGCTCTGGGAATTGCCGTTTCAAGCGCTGGTGAATGAAACGGGCCGCCATTTGCTCGAAAGCTGCACCATTGCTTATGCCCCCTCGCTGACCGTGTTGCGCGAGATGCAGGCGCCACACCGCGCGCCCGCCGCCACGACCGGCTTGCTCGCCTTTGGCAATCCGCAATTCGGCAGCCGCCAAAACGAACCGCGCCAACTCGCCTTGCGCGCCGATCCGCGCACGCCGCTGCCCGAAGCCGAACGCGAAGTGAAGGCGCTGGCCCAGCTTTACGGCTCCGCGCACAGCCGCGTTTACATCGCCGCCGCCGCCAGCGAAACGCGCCTCAAAGCCGAAGCCGCCCAGGCGCGCGTGCTGCATTTCGCCACGCACGGCGTGTTGAACGACGCCGCGCCGCTCTATTCGCATCTGGTATTGGCGGCGGATGAAACTGGCGAAGACGGTTTGCTCGAAGCCTGGGAATTGATGCGCCTTGATCTGCACGCGGAACTGGCTGTGCTCTCGGCCTGCGAAACCGCGCGAGGCCGCGTCGGCGCGG harbors:
- a CDS encoding pre-peptidase C-terminal domain-containing protein; its protein translation is MQKSLLRCCGSLPLRMCAAFAVSCFCLFLLDGRRAASQVQFDGTSAPTYARAPATDAARTSPDALEQGVPGKAQLELPSRRYGIAAESLTVSRRLAAFDPATERTYEPGVIGVARKVSLASADVNQGKLARRIKNDDGSELRILTIQSPGALEMFAHLTEFDLPAGEAVYVYGNAANSPVGGPYRGRGPVGQARGEKGAHGDFWTETAQGDTLIIEHYSPHGAPRGTFAIPEITHHFTAFLDAAKLESALSPEQTQPLSCHNDANCSPNPLNNAVGLISFMRDGKSALCSGTMLTTVNDPGSPYFLTANHCIATATQAATVQVTWQYRSSACNSGVAGTNFTITPRGTYLLRTRKAVDQTLLRVLNGAASGQVYAGWSTKEIGLTDFPNVFGLHHPRGSFLRRSNGGLVLNQFGCDATGLNEGYDILWGSGITEPGSSGSGLYFADSQALFGVLSCGIDFDSCSTKINSRYGRFRDFYPQIDTWVVLGDRGLPSPPIPPLSVNTPQVINDTLTSAMPSRVYGLGFFAKVFTFNGQAGQRVKLTLSSSAFDGYLYLIHGSKRTLLAEDDDSGGGPNAQIVFTLPDTGSYIIEVSTSILNQAGAFTLAAQQVCDLSLSKTDVFLPAKAGVAAALLNNPDRCAWTASSDSAWLRLRKTSGSDATESILADVDAFTSDTGARTGIIKLAGGPQLQVHQAHQCVAAPIQTGQVLSGSLSITDCRAPLTNDANEFPYTDLYTFSGTNGQRIAIEMDSTELTPRLRLLSPTGTLINQDAHGGRARIPYPQGFFTLTATGTSTIEASHNNGASALGAYKIRLLSDCNTLVTPTPDIILAAGTTINFTVAATTGCPWNAFSYASWIKINAGETGAGNGMVNVTIAPNAGPAREAILNIAGNAFTIQQRSGCKFTVDPQNRGFTAGGGGGSFNVTATDAECPWSITATAPSGMLLFGQTPGQKGNGTVQYAVKANTGAARTAQLLVGDINNGQVHFINQAAVAPNPLPTLAALAPNAALAGGERFTLTVTGDNLVADTVIRWNGRALTTTVTGRNTVTAEIAAADIANAGTARVTLFNPTPGGGESSASNFTINGPLANLSAASFTGKFAANGIVAVFGARLATRTVSATTTPLPTELGGTTVKLIDGARVERLAQLFFVSASQINYLVPAGTPAGPYTVLITSADGNTSTGVLTIETVAPGLFTANANGQGAPAAVLLRVLSNGAQRFEPAAELDRATNRFQPIPLVVNNPGEQVILVLFGTGIRGRSALSRVTANLDRERLPVDFAGAQGLAGLDQINLPLPARLAGAGETTLTLSVDGKLSNGVLINFR
- a CDS encoding CHAT domain-containing protein; protein product: MKRALFVCLSFVCGLSLAPTPPRARAQTAQSAVEQLAAALAQAKDEGARQALLAAQPALATSQLVKALMDASDPLADSGQYHAAIALRDFTLALAERLNDRESAARLLRKIGGAYYRLNQYDNARAYGERTLKLATELQHTEIIGYAHHLFANIHNSREEFAQADAELRLALACYEQSELLTPQGQTWNDLANNYRSWGKFAQAEAAFERALALHQQTGNQRSFAITLLNQANLFYTRSDYLRARAQYQRAYELLTQLRLTHFALLALGNLGVVERLLGNTEEAEAALQRTLKTLAEIGDEQGQFPALTALGNLYFARGDDARAWAQYQRLRSLAEKLGNKLSVGIALMNTAGVYARNNQLALALDTNRQALPLFEQLNDKTQLAELWQKFGDLYDTNGQLTEARAAWQTALQYAEAAGDRKAQAGIYEALASSHRRQQQFAAAEQALQRATQLAQAASLRVNLLGLNAERATLQLARGEFAAALQTAAQLQTEAAALGHEDAFPEAYVVAGRAQLALKQPAQAERAFTQAIQLVEKLRTQTAGNESARQSFFSTRLAAHQALLPLLIQQQRHAEAFTLAERMKARVLLDVLQTAGARPAKTLTPVEQQRERELAETLASLNAQLRTELTAEKTDAQRAADLTMRRDQARLAREAFETQLYTAHPELRTQRGAAQLLTLTEANAVLPDTHTACLEFAATDDQTFLFVLTRGVQAAALNVYPLNLTRAELTRRTESFRQLLAARDPAYKPAARALYDALLAPARAALLGKTRLLIVPDGALWELPFQALVNETGRHLLESCTIAYAPSLTVLREMQAPHRAPAATTGLLAFGNPQFGSRQNEPRQLALRADPRTPLPEAEREVKALAQLYGSAHSRVYIAAAASETRLKAEAAQARVLHFATHGVLNDAAPLYSHLVLAADETGEDGLLEAWELMRLDLHAELAVLSACETARGRVGAGEGLIGLTWALFVAGCPATVASQWKVEAASTAQLMIEFHRRLNAAPHVAKAEALRAAALKLLASETYRHPFYWAGFVLLGDGL